TGGCCGTCTTCAAACGTTGGGCATTcggattttttgtttcttttatgaaaataaaaatatattattattacttCACAGGAGTTCTACTGATTCGTATCCAACCACATAAATATTGTGTCCATTAATTATTCTTtaggatttatattttttatgtccTTCCAACTTCATAATGATTTGTATCACTTGAACAGATTATTTGATTACATCCAAGGGAAGAACAAATACGGAGAAAAGATAGAGATGACTGCACCGGTGATCACCCAAGTCGCACCCAGCGACGGTCCCTTCTGTGCCTCCTCCTTCGTCGTCAGCTTCTACGTGCCTAAGAAGAACCAGCCAAATCCACCGCCTGCCGACGGACTCCAGCTTCAGACATGGGGGCTCAAATACGCAGCCGTGAGGCAGTTCGGAGGCTTCATCTCGGATGGCGACAGCGTCGGTGAGGAAGCGGCGGCCTTGTACTCCAGCCTTCAGGGCTCCATTTGGTTCTCTGCGGTCAGCAAAGGACAGACGGCAGATCCCACCTCTGCTTATACTGTTGCGCAGTACAATTCTCCGTTCGAGTTCTCCGGTAGAGTCAATGAGATCTGGATGATGTTTGCGATGGACAGTCACAGAATTTAGATCGAGGCGAGTCATGTTTCAGAACATGTATATGTCGGTGTGTAATGTATTATGATATATCGGTATCGATCGTAAATGCATGCCGACAGAATCATACTGTAGTCTCTTGTAGAGAGTGGGAGGATGAATGCAATTAGATTCATCGTATCGACACCAAATGGAACATCCAAAAGAACAAATCCACTGACTCGTATGAAGAAGGTGAAACAATAATagtcagtctctctctctctctcttccatttcTTATCCAACAAGACTACAAAGAAATCGAGAATCTCTACTAAATTACTTGGATTCTGAAGATTAGGCACGCCTCATTAGATTAAAAAGACATGAGACGGAGTTGAATTCAGCTCGATGATCAACAAGCACAACTCAGCTGCACCCGAGAAACTAAGAGAAACTAACATTGTCCAAAAATCCAGAAGATACAGCAAGGCCGTTCATATCTTCTGGGATCGCTCCCATTGACCAACTACATATGCGGCTGAAGCAGCACGGCCACAGTCAATAATCCTTCCTTTATGTACGCTGCCGGCTCATCAAGGCAGCATCGATCGATCCATGACACAACCTGTGCTCTCTGGAAAGAATCTCCTCTGCAGCCTGGAAGGCGTGAATTTTGCCCAAGATATGTTGTTGCCATCTACATGCTCTTGTTCGTAGAACGTGCCAAAGAGAGAAGAGATAGTACCATCAAGGCTGGTATTGTCTCCGTAATCCGTCATGCTAAACGAATCCCGGGTGCCCTCGGTGGTAAAGGATGAATCGTCTGAGCTTGTAAAGAAAGTCCAGTCGCTCGatgtagcttcagaaaattctGTGCCTGATGTATCTGGATATCTTCCATTTGGCAGGAAGTTTCTGCTCGTGGGCCTCGGGAAGAATTCATCAGCATCCTCGGTGAGATCTTCATTTTCTTTTCCAAAACCGTTTCTCTGGTGCGATGAGTTTTCTCGGGCAAATAATGTCTCATTTCGTCTTTGTTGCACATGTTTTGATGTTTTCTGGCTCTTTGGTATACTAGTTGGAGGCCTCGATAGCCTTTTCTCTGCATAACCTCGTGGGGGACGTGGAAAAGATCTGCAGGATTGGTTGGATTTAGCAAGTTGATGTGTACTAATCCACCATTCCACCAAAACAGACTTAACATACCTTGAATAGAAAAGCATGTATGCACCTTCGGACATCACTTGACTCAATGTTACTGCTTGCACCTGTTTTAAGCAAGAGATTAGATCATATAAAAGTAACCTGAAATGCTTGCATCTGTTTTGAGTTAAATATGTGAGTATAATCAAAGTAGTTTTTGTAATCATGAATCAACTCATCCATCAAACAACTTAAGATACGAAGGATGTCCAATCTCAACTCTCCATCAACCTTCTCACTGACCAGTTTATGTACTTGAGATGGGATTTCACATCTCCCTATCAGCCCTGGTTAAATCAAGACATTTCTTGCTCTAAGAAGCTCCTCATAAAAATGAGGTTCCTAGCTCACTCTTAGGTGCATTTATAGAAAATGAGATCAGATTGAAGGAGTCAAGATTTCTAATTTTGGATACCAAACCAGTATTGTCCTGGCATGACATATGCGAATGCGACCTATACGTGATGCCAATTCGGTCTGCCAATAGATACCGAGTTTCAGATTTATCCTGAaaagaaagtgaaaaaaaaaataaagatgtcaTCTAGTACAACCCCTATACCGGATGATACAGATCCTGTACCGGACAATACAGATTCTGTACCGGACAATACAACTCCTATACCGGATGATACAAACCTTTTACCAGGTGTACCACTTGGTTATTCCTGGTCCGCGTGCCAATAGGCTGTCGGACCAATAAATGCTACCCGTCCTGGATGGTATTTGCAAAACTTTGAAGGAATCCACACTTCGAAACCACTACGAATTCACCATATTCTTAAAGGCTCAACATTGGCACGACTTCTGAGATTTTGTAGCAGTGTTTACAGAAAATTCGCACCGATGATTATATATAGTCATTAATTATCGTGTATATAATCATTCCCCAACATGTATATATTGGAATGGCCTTTTTGCCTGTACATTTATAGCTTGTCCTATGTCTAATAATCCTTTAACCTGAATTGCATCAGGAAACCTGATACAATACTAAGTTACTAACTATGCAGTAAAGAAAACTGTCAATATCCAGAAGAGATGACAGAAAAATTGGAGTATCACAATATTGTTTTCCTAATGTTGTTCATCAACCAGTCACGTAACAGTACAACGACATTTATGTTCATTCAGAAATACATGTTTCAAAACCCAAGCAATAAAACACACAAGACATGTATTGTAAAATGAGGCATAATATATTCAAACTGAAATGTTCAATATGTGTAGATAATGCAAAATAGGAATCTACCTATAGCAATCCTGATAAGAAATGAAATGTTCAATAAGTTGTGTAGATAAATTTATCAGAATAGAATCCAACAACAAATAGCATTTCTGATCAACGAAAAGAGAGAGAGGCATCAACGATACACTAGTAATGCCATAAATCCAGTTTGTGAAGCTTTCTTTATTAATGATCACCATTAAGCTGGGGGAAATAGTAACAAATGATATCCAACATAAACTGATATAATAAACTCTAGTTACCTGAGAATCATCAATTCTGAACCATGTTCCTTCCAGATCTTTAATGTATGAAATATAGTGCCCAGAAAATGATGCATTTTGTGCATCCAAATGCACAACAACAGCATACAACAGGTAAATGGGAGGATTGTCAACAGTCCCAGTCACAAATGGAATCATGTCCAGCATGTCAGGGAAGGTAACACACTTATTAATTTTGCCATACTTCCCTGTCTAATTAAGCAAAATAAACAACACGTTATATGAGAAACGGGGTCAGAATACAAAGAAAAGATCTAATAgaagttaaattatttttataggcTAATGTTACTCACAAGAAGTATTGTCAACAATATGCAAGGTCATTTAATAATTGCTTTCAAAGTATCTTTTGAACATAGATATTGTGCAATATCATCATGTATTACACACAACAGAAGGACTAATCATACATGAATTTTAAAAGAAACCTGAAATGGCATATGGAATAAATGTTGATAGAATGGACAAGAACCAATCATTTATGTTTCACATGACAAATGACATTCCACAGACACACAAAGCAGTTACTTTAAGGCATAAACTAAAGTCTATCAACATAGAAAAAAGATGGCTCGGTGCAGAAGGCTCCTGCCGTGCGAGATCTAGAAAGGATCAATATATACAGCGTTGTTCCAGCATAAACTAAAACTAATCTACTCAAGAACTTAATACCTGGAATCTCTTCAAAACTATAGTTAGTATGTTTGGCACCTCATGTACACTCAACTGCTTTCTGGCTTTAACGTATGCCGAacacctatgtttcaaaaataagAATATAATCAGCTGAGATAAACAACAAATTCGGTTCAGATGCACGAATAAGGACTATTGACCAAACCTTCCACATCTGTACATGTTGTCTCCATCTAAATCCTCGGGAGCAGTAAATTGAGTGAGAGCATCTTCTAGTGACTCAACCCAACCGTGTATCTCCAGTGTAAGATCCATAATGCTCTCGTATCGTTCAGACTCAATATGGCATCTTAGGCACTTAACCTTCATTAGGACTAATTGTCAGTTATAATTGAGGAGATCATACTgagctaacaaaaaaaaaaaaaaaaatatatatatatatatatatatatatatatatatgtatatatatatatgtatatatatatatatgtatatatatatatgtatatatatatatatgtatatatatatatatgtatatatatatatgtatatatatatatgtatatatatatatgtatatatatatatatgtatatatatatatatgtatatatatatatatgtatatatatatatatgtatatatatatatgtatatatatatatgtatatatatatgtatatatatatatatatgtatatatattgcatCAAAGCGATAGTTAGATCAATACCTTTGATTTGAGGCGACCACCAAATATCTGTTGTATGAGTGTGGTGTCTTGCAACCTTGGATCAACTTCCTTCTCACCACCCATTCCTTCGAGGAAGACAGATTGCATGGACATAACTAGAAGCCTGGTTGTTTTGGAAAAGATGCATCAATATGACTGCTGTTGAAGGTAGCTGTTTGAAATTGTATGTAGACAAATCTAACTAGAATACGAGACTGGAATGAATGATGCTAAACCTAATCCCACCATTCCATAAAACTAAACTCAGTCCATGATTTCAGATTCTAGAGCCAATAGGAGTTCCTCAAGTAGGTTTAGGTCGGGTTAGGGCATATTTTCCAAGTTATTATcagtataaaaataaaacaacaaaTTCAGTCCCTTTCTGGGATAGCTTGACTCATATTTAACCTATCCAAGGCTGGAACCAGACCCAGCATCAACAAGTCCAGTCTAACTGGACCCAAGCTTACTGACGCTCACTACCCTTCTTAAGACTATAGATCAGTCTAGCTTGCCTAGACTATTGCATCCCTCTTCTGAACTAACTGATATGCAAAAAACTTTGACAGAAACAAATAAAGAAGCACTAAAGAAGAGGCAGGTTCATTTGCTACACCTCAGGAATTCATGTGCATCTTCTTGGTCACCACCACCCATGCGACACCCGATATTTTTCATGTTTGAAAGGATCCTACTGGGAGATAAAGGACCACCTCCTTCCCGCAACATTGAAACATATTGCTCAAGTTCGCAAATGAGGCACCATTCTTTGACACGACCTAAACAATGAAGAATAATTGAGCTGAAGAAACCCAAATAAAGTAATAAAACTTCTGATATTGTTTGATCATTAAAACAAGTACTAGAGTCAAAATTACAGCTTTTTGAATGCAATCTCCGAAGTAGGTAGATCCTAAGAGGTTTTGTGCCAGTCAGACATTGCAAAACAGCATTAGCATAGCAACTGCAATGAATACAAAGCTATAGAAGTTATATAGAGAAATTGTTAGAGAATATTAGAAATAGTAATAAAATGAATCAGTATTTTCTAAAAGTGCAATATGATTTTGGAACAGACTAGGCACATGGACCACATGCCCAAAGCCATAACATTAAGATGTATAAATCTTCATTGCTGTTGTGATGTACTTAAGGACTAATTATACAAATCAGTAAACTCAAATAAGTTGCAAACCCATTCACTTGCTCTTAATAAATGTATACCATCTGAAGTATTATTTCGAAACATGAAGCATGCTATTTTACTTAAGACAGAATTTATGAAGATCTACAGGTTACTGATGCTCCATATGCTAGGAACGCAGCGATGTCCCTAAGCATATCGAACACCAAAGTATAAACCAATTAAAAGAGTTGCATCTATGCAACACTAGACATTCATGTTAAACAATCCAAAGGTCCAAACACTGTTCCAAAATAGTGTTCTAAAGCATAAGTTATTACCTGCCACAGATTTCTGCTTATCAAATCTAGATTTCTTCGAGTTAATCAATTGGCTGGTGTACATATGTTGcacatgcacatgaagaacttacgATGACCATATTTTGCATAATAGATGATAAATCATGGATTCAAATAAGGATTCAATTTAATAACATAAGCATCACAGCTAATAAAATAAACTGCATAAATGGATAATAGCCAAGGGGCAACAATCATCTCTTTGCATGATGTACATAGATACTCCAGCAACACGACACGAGTGATTAATGTTTAAAAATTCAGGTTCAAACTGACAAATTAGATATCAAATCAAGCTGAAGACAATCCAGCCTTCCAGAAATTGAGATTCCACTAGAAAGAATCATTCAAATGAAAAAACTTTCTAATGCATACCTATTTCCACAATTAAAAAGCCCCCTAGGATATATGTACTCTTCTTCACATTGGAAAAACTTGACAACATCCTCATAAGGAAACAACACCTGACAAACCTGATGTTTCATAAAACAAAAGTCAGAAATATGTTAAACCAAAgaaattcatgattttaaatctaaagaacaatcaattaattaattaattaaaacataCCTTagttttcttattgtcatttctcAATCCAACAAGATTCCATTTAATAACTTTAGAAATCTTCTTTGAACTTGTCAGCCTCCCTTCGATGCTTGGATTCTTGTTGAGGTCCTGTAAGTGGATGTTAGAGGAGAGATTCTTCTGTGGAATGGCTGCACAAAGTTAACAAACAAGAACAATAAGCAAAAGCCAAAAAAAAATCCACAACAGCTAAGAGTATAAGCAACAGAATTTCACGATAAGTTCCAGTTATCCTACTAGTTCCTCTTTCCTCGTCGCTCTTTCTTTCTAATCCTTGAGAATGATTTTCTCTTGAACCATTTTCGGCTAAGTTTTGTGACAAGAAAGATGAGTGTCCCAAAGTGTAGGGGGGCTTTCTGTACATTATGCTCTGTTTAGCTGAATGTTCATCAGGGTACCTAACATGGGCTGCTTCAGTAGCAGAAGATAACTCAGCACCGTAGGTGTCTACTTTCGCTGAACTGATATTTCCACCATTTTGGCATTCAGTTATCACATCTTGATCCAAATGGAAGGGGGATGACAATACAGAGGAGCCATTTTGTTCCAATCCCCTTCTTGTTTCATCTGCTGACGTATCATGGTAAAACATTACATTTCTGGAATTAGATGAACTGTTGGTCTCTTGATTCGAATGGACTTGTCCAGAGGAAGCAGTTAAGTTTCCACTTGCCAACTAAAACCATCAGTAAATAAGGTAGTAAGAAAgtgcataaaagaaaaaaaactaactCACTTGTTGAAAGCACATACAATATGACATTAAATCATAAGAACCTTATGCACCACAGGAGCATCCACTGAAGGAATCACATTCCTATAGCTGGTCAATGAGGCTTGAACAGAAAAACCATAGCTAGAGTCTTCGTCACACACACACGTAGCGCTGTCATTGTCGTTAAGATTAGCTCCTCCTAACTTGTTCAAGACCAACTTCTCTGATGGCTTCCTTCCAGTCTCTGAATTTTGAGATGTATTGATGATCATAGAGGAAGGATCATCCATGGTATAATGAATATTGCAACGGATGGACTCTTCAACACCATTGCCAAGGAAAGGTGATTTTATGTTATCTATTAATGGCTTGTGCTGGACTGTGACATTAAGAGGTAGGCTTGCAGTAACATTCAAGGAATTATCACTCCATTGTCGACATTCATGCTTGTGCCCTTGCCTCCAGTGAATTATTTGGCATTTTCCAGAACTGAAAATATGCAATGAATAAGTGTAGAGTAATGagaagacaaaaaaagaaaaagaacttcTGAAAAAAGCTCCCAAAGGATTTGAGATTAGTTTCACCTTTCAAATCCCATGTGCTTGA
This Musa acuminata AAA Group cultivar baxijiao chromosome BXJ1-2, Cavendish_Baxijiao_AAA, whole genome shotgun sequence DNA region includes the following protein-coding sequences:
- the LOC135609874 gene encoding ubiquitin C-terminal hydrolase 15-like; translated protein: MLLPREADIPALFIFLVVLPLITYVLLGIWNESAKKKARIGLLAQLAAEEACQAEATTTAHVPLILPSSRSIFHECSRCSAPATTRCSRCKSVRYCSGKCQIIHWRQGHKHECRQWSDNSLNVTASLPLNVTVQHKPLIDNIKSPFLGNGVEESIRCNIHYTMDDPSSMIINTSQNSETGRKPSEKLVLNKLGGANLNDNDSATCVCDEDSSYGFSVQASLTSYRNVIPSVDAPVVHKLASGNLTASSGQVHSNQETNSSSNSRNVMFYHDTSADETRRGLEQNGSSVLSSPFHLDQDVITECQNGGNISSAKVDTYGAELSSATEAAHVRYPDEHSAKQSIMYRKPPYTLGHSSFLSQNLAENGSRENHSQGLERKSDEERGTTIPQKNLSSNIHLQDLNKNPSIEGRLTSSKKISKVIKWNLVGLRNDNKKTKVCQVLFPYEDVVKFFQCEEEYIYPRGLFNCGNSCYANAVLQCLTGTKPLRIYLLRRLHSKSCRVKEWCLICELEQYVSMLREGGGPLSPSRILSNMKNIGCRMGGGDQEDAHEFLRLLVMSMQSVFLEGMGGEKEVDPRLQDTTLIQQIFGGRLKSKVKCLRCHIESERYESIMDLTLEIHGWVESLEDALTQFTAPEDLDGDNMYRCGRCSAYVKARKQLSVHEVPNILTIVLKRFQTGKYGKINKCVTFPDMLDMIPFVTGTVDNPPIYLLYAVVVHLDAQNASFSGHYISYIKDLEGTWFRIDDSQVQAVTLSQVMSEGAYMLFYSRSFPRPPRGYAEKRLSRPPTSIPKSQKTSKHVQQRRNETLFARENSSHQRNGFGKENEDLTEDADEFFPRPTSRNFLPNGRYPDTSGTEFSEATSSDWTFFTSSDDSSFTTEGTRDSFSMTDYGDNTSLDGTISSLFGTFYEQEHVDGNNISWAKFTPSRLQRRFFPESTGCVMDRSMLP
- the LOC103976494 gene encoding uncharacterized protein LOC103976494 is translated as MASPTHFILPVLLLAAHLLGSRAVPPTCERIECPSYDVVDKGNGFEIRLYNSTQWMSTSSIDDISFVNATRTGFLRLFDYIQGKNKYGEKIEMTAPVITQVAPSDGPFCASSFVVSFYVPKKNQPNPPPADGLQLQTWGLKYAAVRQFGGFISDGDSVGEEAAALYSSLQGSIWFSAVSKGQTADPTSAYTVAQYNSPFEFSGRVNEIWMMFAMDSHRI